Proteins from one Scleropages formosus chromosome 14, fSclFor1.1, whole genome shotgun sequence genomic window:
- the LOC114912182 gene encoding CD276 antigen-like isoform X3, whose translation MEARAHWCSDNAWTVLVLITSHLFTAQSRPPLLALAGTDFLLPCSCPEEEKSILIWQKNLSVVAQYDPEDDEQVVDGSFRNRTRLYYPAEKDNCSLLLRRASVKDEGNYSCYYKSERMKRIDVELLVAAQYTPQVESVPPESEGSTGPGVYRCQAAGGYPVGRLRWLLDDRPVNSTFTTRRSVRDHLYNLTSTVSVGVPEGAVLRCVVENPRLEGSVSAELTVRSSVTTDVTAVPTASERGSAHSARRCPAGLLRPRPSRLSPASACDAPARSRSPSEDVRREDGVSPEGRGTPQGSLLRDGRVGGGQQRQRCPLLVQEGDVV comes from the exons ATGGAGGCGCGCGCTCACTG GTGCAGTGATAATGCGTGGACAGTGCTGGTCTTGATCACCTCCCATCTTTTCACAG CCCAGTCCCGCCCCCCCCTCTTGGCCCTCGCCGGCACAGACTTTCTGCTGCCCTGCTCCTGTCCAGAGGAAGAGAAGTCCATTCTGATCTGGCAGAAGAACCTCAGCGTCGTGGCCCAGTATGACCCAGAAGATGACGAGCAGGTTGTGGACGGAAGCTTCCGGAACAGGACGCGGCTGTACTACCCGGCGGAGAAGGACAactgctccctgctgctgcgCCGAGCGTCCGTGAAGGACGAGGGCAACTACAGCTGCTACTACAAGAGCGAGCGGATGAAGAGGATCGACGTGGAGCTGCTGGTGGCCG CCCAATACACCCCCCAGGTGGAGTCCGttccgccagagagcgaagggAGCACCGGGCCAGGAGTGTACCGCTGCCAGGCCGCCGGGGGGTACCCGGTAGGGCGGCTGCGCTGGCTGCTGGACGACCGGCCGGTCAACTCGACGTTCACGACCCGCCGGAGTGTCCGGGACCATCTGTACAACCTGACGAGCACCGTGTCGGTCGGCGTCCCCGAGGGCGCGGTCCTGCGCTGCGTCGTGGAGAACCCGCGGTTGGAGGGCAGTGTCAGTGCAGAGCTGACCGTGCGTTCCAGCGTCACCACCGATGTCACTGCGGTCCCCACTGCCAGTGAGCGAG GCTCCGCCCATTCAGCGCGTCGGTGTCCTGCTGGACTGCTCAGACCCCGTCCGTCACGCCTGAGTCCAGCTTCTGCTTGTGACGCACCCGCACGTTCGCGGTCGCCATCGGAGGACGTTCGACGGGAAGACGGGGTCTCACCGGAAGGTCGTGGCACCCCCCAAGGCAGTCTTCTCAGGGACGGGCGTGTCGGCGGTGGACAGCAGCGACAGAGGTGTCCACTGCTCGTCCAGGAAGGAGACGTGGTGTGA
- the LOC114912184 gene encoding uncharacterized protein LOC114912184, whose amino-acid sequence MEPGGSGDEAVAMLWSVREAVERSTLQIGASACGATALVDVLRALGVPVTPETAERCVQTRLRRNEAPLPDYLLSRSEAGATHQQLIDGADLASRGKVLGRFFPFHPRRRVQLVSWLAGWIRCGAVPVATMNMQLAVPEGEEMPDAWHHQLVFGVAPDAIYMSNPLEVVSEAVVHQRLCSESLLLIRREDVLQRWTADTSVDSLAQDVSDPRWTVLDVQGQVRQVIREEECEDERKPKMSHIVIPAAYRSGVTLFALRHSDPGQELLRAPELPLL is encoded by the exons ATGGAGCCTGGGGGTTCCGGCGACGAGGCGGTCGCCATGCTGTGGTCCGTCCGGGAGGCCGTGGAACGGTCAACTTTGCAGATCGGAGCGTCGGCGTGCGGCGCCACGGCGCTGGTGGACGTTCTGCGGGCCCTGGGGGTCCCGGTGACCCCGGAAACGGCCGAGCGCTGCGTCCAGACGCGGTTAAGGAGGAACGAGGCGCCGCTGCCGGACTACCTGCTGTCACGCAGCGAGGCCG gTGCCACCCACCAGCAACTGATAGATGGTGCCGATTTGGCCAGCAGGGGGAAGGTCCTCGGCCGCTTTTTCCCCTTCCACCCCCGCCGCAGGGTGCAGCTCGTGTCCTGGTTGGCCGGATGGATCCGCTGCGGCGCCGTCCCGGTGGCCACCATGAACATGCAGCTGGCCGTGCCAGAGGGCGAGGAGATGCCGGACGCCTGGCACCACCAGCTGGTGTTTGGAGTGGCGCCCGACGCCATCTACATGAGTAACCCCCTGGAAGTCG TGAGTGAGGCCGTGGTTCACCAGCGGCTGTGCAGTGAGTCACTGCTCCTCATTCGCCGGGAGGACGTGCTGCAGAGGTGGACGGCGGACACATCCGTGGACTCGCTCGCTCAGGACGTCTCTGACCCACGGTGGACCGTTCTGGACGTACAGG GTCAGGTGAGACAGGTGATTCGTGAGGAGGAGTGTGAGGATGAGCGAAAACCCAAGATGAGCCACATTGTGATCCCAGCAGCATACCGCTCAGGTGTGACGCTCTTTGCTCTCCGCCACTCGGACCCAGGACAGGAGCTTCTTCGAGCGCCCGAGCTGCCCCTGCTTTGA
- the LOC114912182 gene encoding CD276 antigen-like isoform X2 has translation MVTVLYSGESSPGGLTALWSLSPAQSRPPLLALAGTDFLLPCSCPEEEKSILIWQKNLSVVAQYDPEDDEQVVDGSFRNRTRLYYPAEKDNCSLLLRRASVKDEGNYSCYYKSERMKRIDVELLVAAQYTPQVESVPPESEGSTGPGVYRCQAAGGYPVGRLRWLLDDRPVNSTFTTRRSVRDHLYNLTSTVSVGVPEGAVLRCVVENPRLEGSVSAELTVRSSVTTDVTAVPTASERGGNWPAAEPWVALLGVTLVLSTLLAALLTVCFRRRCLRCRVRLRRPATDGGGGNCGPVQFDWHQVSGPSLRARSARGAACGRPLVRDPDPTPLFPSLLFFVFLSSAAPLPPINFLPVVQPWRHLVKKSAVPTSTAPTALCVLLQAPPIQRVGVLLDCSDPVRHA, from the exons ATGGTCACGGTTCTTTACAGCGGAGAAAGCAGCCCGGGGGGTCTAACGGCTCTGTGGTCCTTGTCTCCAGCCCAGTCCCGCCCCCCCCTCTTGGCCCTCGCCGGCACAGACTTTCTGCTGCCCTGCTCCTGTCCAGAGGAAGAGAAGTCCATTCTGATCTGGCAGAAGAACCTCAGCGTCGTGGCCCAGTATGACCCAGAAGATGACGAGCAGGTTGTGGACGGAAGCTTCCGGAACAGGACGCGGCTGTACTACCCGGCGGAGAAGGACAactgctccctgctgctgcgCCGAGCGTCCGTGAAGGACGAGGGCAACTACAGCTGCTACTACAAGAGCGAGCGGATGAAGAGGATCGACGTGGAGCTGCTGGTGGCCG CCCAATACACCCCCCAGGTGGAGTCCGttccgccagagagcgaagggAGCACCGGGCCAGGAGTGTACCGCTGCCAGGCCGCCGGGGGGTACCCGGTAGGGCGGCTGCGCTGGCTGCTGGACGACCGGCCGGTCAACTCGACGTTCACGACCCGCCGGAGTGTCCGGGACCATCTGTACAACCTGACGAGCACCGTGTCGGTCGGCGTCCCCGAGGGCGCGGTCCTGCGCTGCGTCGTGGAGAACCCGCGGTTGGAGGGCAGTGTCAGTGCAGAGCTGACCGTGCGTTCCAGCGTCACCACCGATGTCACTGCGGTCCCCACTGCCAGTGAGCGAG GGGGGAACTGGCCTGCGGCCGAGCCCTGGGTGGCACTGCTGGGGGTCACTCTGGTCCTCTCCACGTTACTGGCAGCTTTGTTGACCGTCTGCTTTCGGAGGCGATGTCTGCGTTGCAGGGTGAGGCTCCGCCGTCCAGCCACTGACGGAGGGGGCGGTAATTGCGGTCCAGTCCAGTTCGACTGGCACCAGGTGTCAGGGCCCAGTCTGCGCGCACGAAGTGCACGCGGAGCTGCGTGTGGACGTCCGCTGGTGCGAGACCCCGACCCGACGCCATTATTTCCCTCCctgctcttttttgttttcctctcctcggctgcccccctcccccccataaACTTCCTGCCAGTGGTTCAGCCCTGGCGCCACCTTGTGAAGAAGAGCGCTGTGCCGACATCCACTGCACCCACTGCATTATGTGTCCTGCTGCAGGCTCCGCCCATTCAGCGCGTCGGTGTCCTGCTGGACTGCTCAGACCCCGTCCGTCACGCCTGA
- the LOC114912182 gene encoding CD276 antigen-like isoform X4, with protein sequence MEARAHWCSDNAWTVLVLITSHLFTAQSRPPLLALAGTDFLLPCSCPEEEKSILIWQKNLSVVAQYDPEDDEQVVDGSFRNRTRLYYPAEKDNCSLLLRRASVKDEGNYSCYYKSERMKRIDVELLVAAQYTPQVESVPPESEGSTGPGVYRCQAAGGYPVGRLRWLLDDRPVNSTFTTRRSVRDHLYNLTSTVSVGVPEGAVLRCVVENPRLEGSVSAELTVRSSVTTDVTAVPTASERGGNWPAAEPWVALLGVTLVLSTLLAALLTVCFRRRCLRCRAPPIQRVGVLLDCSDPVRHA encoded by the exons ATGGAGGCGCGCGCTCACTG GTGCAGTGATAATGCGTGGACAGTGCTGGTCTTGATCACCTCCCATCTTTTCACAG CCCAGTCCCGCCCCCCCCTCTTGGCCCTCGCCGGCACAGACTTTCTGCTGCCCTGCTCCTGTCCAGAGGAAGAGAAGTCCATTCTGATCTGGCAGAAGAACCTCAGCGTCGTGGCCCAGTATGACCCAGAAGATGACGAGCAGGTTGTGGACGGAAGCTTCCGGAACAGGACGCGGCTGTACTACCCGGCGGAGAAGGACAactgctccctgctgctgcgCCGAGCGTCCGTGAAGGACGAGGGCAACTACAGCTGCTACTACAAGAGCGAGCGGATGAAGAGGATCGACGTGGAGCTGCTGGTGGCCG CCCAATACACCCCCCAGGTGGAGTCCGttccgccagagagcgaagggAGCACCGGGCCAGGAGTGTACCGCTGCCAGGCCGCCGGGGGGTACCCGGTAGGGCGGCTGCGCTGGCTGCTGGACGACCGGCCGGTCAACTCGACGTTCACGACCCGCCGGAGTGTCCGGGACCATCTGTACAACCTGACGAGCACCGTGTCGGTCGGCGTCCCCGAGGGCGCGGTCCTGCGCTGCGTCGTGGAGAACCCGCGGTTGGAGGGCAGTGTCAGTGCAGAGCTGACCGTGCGTTCCAGCGTCACCACCGATGTCACTGCGGTCCCCACTGCCAGTGAGCGAG GGGGGAACTGGCCTGCGGCCGAGCCCTGGGTGGCACTGCTGGGGGTCACTCTGGTCCTCTCCACGTTACTGGCAGCTTTGTTGACCGTCTGCTTTCGGAGGCGATGTCTGCGTTGCAGG GCTCCGCCCATTCAGCGCGTCGGTGTCCTGCTGGACTGCTCAGACCCCGTCCGTCACGCCTGA
- the LOC114912182 gene encoding CD276 antigen-like isoform X1, which yields MEARAHWCSDNAWTVLVLITSHLFTAQSRPPLLALAGTDFLLPCSCPEEEKSILIWQKNLSVVAQYDPEDDEQVVDGSFRNRTRLYYPAEKDNCSLLLRRASVKDEGNYSCYYKSERMKRIDVELLVAAQYTPQVESVPPESEGSTGPGVYRCQAAGGYPVGRLRWLLDDRPVNSTFTTRRSVRDHLYNLTSTVSVGVPEGAVLRCVVENPRLEGSVSAELTVRSSVTTDVTAVPTASERGGNWPAAEPWVALLGVTLVLSTLLAALLTVCFRRRCLRCRVRLRRPATDGGGGNCGPVQFDWHQVSGPSLRARSARGAACGRPLVRDPDPTPLFPSLLFFVFLSSAAPLPPINFLPVVQPWRHLVKKSAVPTSTAPTALCVLLQAPPIQRVGVLLDCSDPVRHA from the exons ATGGAGGCGCGCGCTCACTG GTGCAGTGATAATGCGTGGACAGTGCTGGTCTTGATCACCTCCCATCTTTTCACAG CCCAGTCCCGCCCCCCCCTCTTGGCCCTCGCCGGCACAGACTTTCTGCTGCCCTGCTCCTGTCCAGAGGAAGAGAAGTCCATTCTGATCTGGCAGAAGAACCTCAGCGTCGTGGCCCAGTATGACCCAGAAGATGACGAGCAGGTTGTGGACGGAAGCTTCCGGAACAGGACGCGGCTGTACTACCCGGCGGAGAAGGACAactgctccctgctgctgcgCCGAGCGTCCGTGAAGGACGAGGGCAACTACAGCTGCTACTACAAGAGCGAGCGGATGAAGAGGATCGACGTGGAGCTGCTGGTGGCCG CCCAATACACCCCCCAGGTGGAGTCCGttccgccagagagcgaagggAGCACCGGGCCAGGAGTGTACCGCTGCCAGGCCGCCGGGGGGTACCCGGTAGGGCGGCTGCGCTGGCTGCTGGACGACCGGCCGGTCAACTCGACGTTCACGACCCGCCGGAGTGTCCGGGACCATCTGTACAACCTGACGAGCACCGTGTCGGTCGGCGTCCCCGAGGGCGCGGTCCTGCGCTGCGTCGTGGAGAACCCGCGGTTGGAGGGCAGTGTCAGTGCAGAGCTGACCGTGCGTTCCAGCGTCACCACCGATGTCACTGCGGTCCCCACTGCCAGTGAGCGAG GGGGGAACTGGCCTGCGGCCGAGCCCTGGGTGGCACTGCTGGGGGTCACTCTGGTCCTCTCCACGTTACTGGCAGCTTTGTTGACCGTCTGCTTTCGGAGGCGATGTCTGCGTTGCAGGGTGAGGCTCCGCCGTCCAGCCACTGACGGAGGGGGCGGTAATTGCGGTCCAGTCCAGTTCGACTGGCACCAGGTGTCAGGGCCCAGTCTGCGCGCACGAAGTGCACGCGGAGCTGCGTGTGGACGTCCGCTGGTGCGAGACCCCGACCCGACGCCATTATTTCCCTCCctgctcttttttgttttcctctcctcggctgcccccctcccccccataaACTTCCTGCCAGTGGTTCAGCCCTGGCGCCACCTTGTGAAGAAGAGCGCTGTGCCGACATCCACTGCACCCACTGCATTATGTGTCCTGCTGCAGGCTCCGCCCATTCAGCGCGTCGGTGTCCTGCTGGACTGCTCAGACCCCGTCCGTCACGCCTGA